In the Leptospira inadai serovar Lyme str. 10 genome, TGTTACCATAAGAATCTTTCTCCAGAACTTGGAAGCTTCGCTCACCAATGTTCTGTCCTCAGTCCTCTGTCTTCTGTCCTCTGCTACGGAGACGTACTCGACACACACCGAAGATAATAGGAATTTCCGGCACCCGCCGTAAAATAACTATAACCGTAGTAAAAATTCACGGTCCAGATATTCCCCGTATTCTGCGCATACTTGGTCGTTGTCCAAAAAAAATCCGGAACCCCGTTCCCGGAAGACGCCTGCCCCGGATCAAAGATCGAGTTCAACGCAGGAGCAAACTGGGACCGGTCCACGATGGACTTCAATTCCTGGATACTAGGCAGTCTCCAAGTAACGCTACCGGAATTATAATTAGAACAATAATTGGAGGCATTCCCAAACGACATGGTCACCCCGCCGGGAAAGGCGGTTTTCTTTTGGCAGCCCGCCGGAGTCGCCGTGGAAGAATACGCATACGGATAAATGCATCTCTGCCAATACAATTTCGTAATGCCATCGTTGATGACGCTGGGGTCGTTCGCATTCACCGTAAACCGGGCTGTCGGAGCCGATACGATCGGAAGAAACCCCCAAAAAAGACCCAAAACGAACAACCAAAAACTGAATCGCAAAACGGAACGTATACCTGAGTAAACCATAAACATCCTACCGCTTCCACCGACCCCGATCATGGAACCCCGGCCCCCGGAATTCCCGAAACACAACGAACCATATGACTCGCGCCGATCGCATCAAAATAGATATCCGGATATTGAAAATCCACATACCAGGCATTCGTAACCGTAGGGGCAAACAGGGTGGAACTCCAATATGGAGAGGCCGATGTCCCCGAAAAAGAAGGCGAAGCGATGGAAGGAATGGCACTGCTATAAATGGAAATCGAAGCCAATTCCTGCACGCTCGGCAGCCTCCAATTGGTCAAGGAAGCGTACCCCAAGCCGCTATGCGTCAAATTCAGACTAGAGCATTGGTTCAACGCAGAGATATAATCCTTGCTCACACCCTCGTCCGTCTGCTTCCAAACAAGAAGCGTATTCGAATCAAAGACCACCGTGTCGGTCCCGGAAAATTGGTTCGTCCACAATCCGTTAGGCGGTGTCGTGGTAAGATTTTGGGCAACGGAAGTCGTAACGTTGGTATCATCGCCCGCACCCGTTTTCAGGACCGGAAACGCAAAACCGTTGGCCGTCTCAAACGTCGTGGTCAAGAAACTCTGGGTAATCGTACTCGCCAACCCCAGGCCCGCCGCATCCACGATGCTACCCGACGCAATCGACCATTGAATCAGGGCGTTTTCGGGAAAGAAAATCCAAGGAAATTGGATCACTAGCGTATCTGGTTGATTGGAGCTCCCCAAAAACTGGTACTTGACGTTGGTTAGATCCAAATTCACCCAGCTCGAAAGTTGAAACACCTGCACCGTCAAGTTCGGCAAGTGAGCCGGATCCAAGGGCTCGCTAAAGACCAGGGTCAATTGCGCGGAATTCGGATTCACTCCCGTACTACCCCCGCTCGGAGTCGCCGAGATCAATTTCGGAGCCATGGTATCCTTCCAAACCGGGATGCTCTGGCTACCCGTCTGCATACCGTATTCCGGTTGGTTCTTCTGGTTCGCAACACAGATGATCACGGTATTCTTACCCGCGGTAAAATTCAGATTCGCTAGGGTCGTATT is a window encoding:
- a CDS encoding DUF1566 domain-containing protein; this translates as MIGVGGSGRMFMVYSGIRSVLRFSFWLFVLGLFWGFLPIVSAPTARFTVNANDPSVINDGITKLYWQRCIYPYAYSSTATPAGCQKKTAFPGGVTMSFGNASNYCSNYNSGSVTWRLPSIQELKSIVDRSQFAPALNSIFDPGQASSGNGVPDFFWTTTKYAQNTGNIWTVNFYYGYSYFTAGAGNSYYLRCVSSTSP